A genomic window from Leptospira andrefontaineae includes:
- a CDS encoding adenylate/guanylate cyclase domain-containing protein produces MDSGLHQVEIKTEFNLDKADDLLKIPAGLYISDIGENWKIFLNGILVREEWYEPTDGQLTKNRSVKGLIIPLHHGILKQGRNDLKIRFMGMADSNPIKANDHFGFYHPKNFRISSLEEIYNSSSEYFDIFLFGIYFIFGFYHVLFFVTRKQDIYYLYFGLFSLFSSVYFYFTTFHIYNKFINFPGGPDTEFFFRGEISALIPMVPIFMLFAKDFFYQKEGKFWIIHTFCALSGVLFLANWVLPYKYVLPNLTAFQILLFLMLLYVIFFSANAIRLKKPDSVKLAVGIGVCGLFGLWDTIDAMTKIAGFHYPFFKISFSVFILVIISLLVSRYVSLYKQSQALNLEIAKQRDAFYRFVPSEFISILDRESPVEIKIGDSKEKTMSVFFADLRGYTSVSEKLSPDENIKYLNKYFSAFEDIIFKNAGFVDKYIGDAIMALFSDHSDRADKDNFNSADNALQSAIDMVRYVESLNDGIGIGADLGIGVNTGPLILGTVGSERRIDTTVVGDTVNLSSRVQSLSGFYKTKILVTHHTFLRLNLLSDVMAREIDTVIVKGKTQPVILYEVFQADEPESLDWKEGSKMKLNEGIALYKAGQFKNAFSIFKELYKEKPTDNIVKLYAKRTKMILGQAPPGDWDGIFRLHRK; encoded by the coding sequence ATGGATTCAGGTCTCCATCAAGTTGAGATCAAAACAGAATTTAATTTAGATAAAGCAGACGATTTACTCAAGATCCCGGCCGGTCTCTATATTTCGGACATTGGAGAGAACTGGAAAATTTTTCTGAACGGAATATTAGTAAGAGAAGAATGGTACGAACCTACAGACGGGCAACTTACTAAAAATCGCTCCGTAAAGGGACTGATCATTCCGCTTCATCATGGGATTTTAAAGCAGGGCAGAAACGATCTGAAAATCCGTTTTATGGGAATGGCAGATAGTAATCCAATAAAAGCAAATGATCATTTTGGATTTTATCATCCTAAAAATTTCAGGATCTCTTCTCTCGAAGAAATTTATAACTCTAGCTCAGAATACTTTGATATATTTCTTTTCGGGATCTATTTTATATTTGGGTTTTATCATGTTCTGTTCTTCGTAACCAGAAAGCAGGATATTTATTATCTGTATTTCGGTCTCTTCTCTTTATTTTCTTCCGTATATTTTTATTTTACTACATTCCATATATATAATAAATTTATAAACTTTCCTGGTGGCCCTGATACTGAATTTTTCTTTAGAGGGGAAATTTCAGCTCTCATTCCAATGGTTCCTATCTTTATGCTTTTTGCTAAAGATTTCTTTTACCAAAAAGAAGGAAAGTTTTGGATCATTCATACATTCTGCGCTTTAAGCGGAGTTTTGTTCTTAGCGAACTGGGTTCTTCCTTATAAATACGTTCTTCCGAATCTGACAGCTTTCCAAATTCTCCTTTTTCTGATGCTTTTGTATGTGATCTTCTTCTCTGCAAATGCGATCCGTTTGAAAAAACCTGACTCTGTTAAACTCGCAGTTGGTATTGGGGTTTGTGGTCTTTTCGGACTTTGGGATACTATCGATGCGATGACTAAGATTGCAGGATTTCACTATCCTTTCTTTAAAATTTCCTTCTCTGTTTTCATTCTTGTGATCATCAGTCTTTTGGTTTCCAGATATGTGAGTTTGTATAAACAATCTCAAGCTCTCAACTTAGAGATAGCAAAACAAAGGGATGCATTCTACAGATTCGTACCTTCCGAATTTATTTCAATTTTAGACAGAGAAAGTCCGGTAGAGATAAAAATAGGTGACTCTAAAGAAAAGACAATGTCGGTATTTTTCGCAGACCTTAGAGGTTATACTTCCGTCTCCGAGAAACTTAGTCCGGATGAGAATATCAAATATCTGAACAAATACTTCTCCGCATTTGAAGATATTATATTTAAGAATGCAGGTTTCGTAGATAAGTACATTGGAGATGCTATCATGGCTTTATTCTCCGATCATAGCGACAGAGCGGACAAGGATAACTTTAACTCTGCTGATAACGCTCTTCAATCTGCGATAGATATGGTTCGTTATGTAGAATCCCTGAATGATGGGATTGGCATTGGTGCTGATCTGGGAATAGGTGTGAATACCGGGCCTTTGATCTTAGGAACTGTGGGAAGCGAAAGAAGAATTGATACAACAGTCGTAGGTGATACTGTAAACTTATCTTCTAGGGTCCAAAGTCTTTCCGGTTTTTATAAAACTAAAATTTTAGTAACTCACCATACGTTCTTAAGATTGAACTTACTATCGGATGTAATGGCAAGAGAGATCGATACCGTAATCGTAAAAGGTAAAACTCAGCCAGTAATCTTATACGAAGTTTTCCAAGCAGACGAGCCTGAATCATTGGATTGGAAAGAAGGCTCCAAAATGAAACTGAACGAAGGGATCGCCCTCTATAAAGCGGGTCAGTTTAAGAATGCTTTTTCTATATTTAAGGAATTATACAAAGAAAAGCCTACAGATAATATCGTGAAACTGTATGCTAAAAGAACTAAAATGATCCTTGGCCAGGCTCCTCCGGGAGATTGGGATGGGATTTTCAGGCTTCATAGAAAATAA
- a CDS encoding LIC10025 family lipoprotein → MNKKISSYLLILLLLPFFGCVRKNLHAADYFERYFKYQDFIQTEFKDDPVRGILYGNPESDSEEKFYKKDGYLALSFRLSENGGRFRKELSDSPLSIFPESPYSIFVKAEPAEFHTKPIYKITRSVEMLSPEVSVFDVFPMIEETIQHLRKSEPNQVLEHSSLQKFLCLQFDCEIKKENGELFLTYTLSERMREQFPIAYKKWNKRLGQVSFRFQLFQPGGFTKGWEFYNEGKKIILGIPNSPNGYWASPKTLHLRTYMFINVFGLKIDIRGLGYTLKFSRSGSTDTVLGYYSKIPETTIGGRFLSIFPPGAVNFFIPGNMDEYAEGSFKLLVEGSDGKGGTRFENRTKRNGNKTKVLLTTESEIFRDRFLPFKSSDEDDEPSFFTELGKSIVLDLRGK, encoded by the coding sequence ATGAACAAAAAGATTTCTTCTTATCTTCTAATTTTATTACTTCTCCCTTTCTTTGGGTGTGTAAGAAAGAATCTGCACGCAGCTGATTACTTCGAAAGATATTTTAAATACCAAGACTTTATCCAAACCGAATTTAAAGACGATCCGGTTCGCGGGATTTTATACGGAAATCCGGAATCGGATTCAGAGGAGAAGTTTTATAAGAAGGACGGATATCTTGCTCTTTCCTTTCGACTAAGTGAAAATGGTGGCCGTTTCAGAAAAGAATTATCAGATTCTCCCCTTTCTATATTTCCAGAAAGTCCTTATTCTATCTTTGTAAAAGCCGAACCTGCGGAGTTTCATACAAAGCCAATCTATAAGATCACTAGATCGGTTGAGATGCTTTCTCCTGAAGTAAGTGTATTCGATGTTTTTCCTATGATCGAAGAGACGATACAGCACTTGCGCAAATCGGAACCAAATCAAGTTTTGGAACATTCATCTCTTCAAAAATTTCTATGCCTTCAGTTCGATTGTGAGATTAAAAAAGAAAATGGTGAACTCTTTCTAACATATACACTTTCCGAAAGAATGAGGGAACAATTCCCGATCGCTTACAAAAAGTGGAATAAACGTTTAGGCCAGGTCTCTTTCCGCTTTCAGTTATTTCAACCGGGAGGTTTTACTAAAGGTTGGGAATTTTATAATGAGGGAAAAAAAATTATATTAGGAATTCCGAATTCTCCTAATGGTTATTGGGCCTCTCCAAAAACTTTACATCTTAGGACATATATGTTCATCAATGTATTTGGATTAAAGATCGATATTCGAGGACTGGGATATACTCTTAAGTTCAGTCGTTCTGGAAGCACAGATACTGTACTAGGATATTATAGTAAAATTCCGGAAACTACGATCGGAGGTAGATTTCTTTCCATCTTCCCTCCCGGGGCAGTGAACTTCTTTATTCCTGGGAATATGGATGAATATGCGGAAGGAAGTTTTAAACTTTTGGTGGAAGGATCCGACGGAAAGGGTGGGACACGTTTTGAAAATAGAACGAAACGTAATGGGAACAAAACAAAAGTTCTCCTTACTACCGAGTCTGAAATTTTCAGAGATCGTTTTCTTCCTTTCAAGTCTAGTGACGAAGATGATGAGCCTTCTTTCTTTACCGAGCTTGGAAAAAGTATTGTATTAGATTTAAGAGGTAAATGA
- a CDS encoding urate hydroxylase PuuD, which produces MELTLFTTTNGLYYLVKYIHFLSGVTWIGMLYYFNFVQGPFFNETDADTKKNATQKLVPRALWWFRWGAMLTFLSGIAMIAIALGAQGIPHNSQWVVVILVGALFGTVMWANVWFVIWPNQKVVIAKAKGETTVDPAPNANRAFVASRTNTFFSIPMLFAMGAARNLPINYSPEKLRVFLGIIVLLIVIFEVNALRADQNGPTVKPIKTVKAVITSGVIFALVTYVLMEVLLTA; this is translated from the coding sequence ATGGAATTAACCCTGTTTACCACCACGAACGGGCTTTATTACTTAGTTAAGTACATTCACTTTTTATCCGGGGTAACCTGGATTGGAATGTTGTACTACTTTAACTTTGTACAAGGTCCTTTCTTCAACGAAACCGATGCGGATACAAAGAAGAACGCAACTCAGAAATTAGTTCCACGCGCATTATGGTGGTTCCGTTGGGGCGCTATGCTTACCTTCTTATCCGGTATCGCGATGATCGCTATCGCACTTGGAGCGCAAGGTATTCCGCATAATTCCCAGTGGGTAGTAGTAATTCTAGTAGGTGCACTTTTCGGAACGGTTATGTGGGCGAACGTTTGGTTCGTTATCTGGCCGAATCAAAAAGTTGTGATCGCAAAAGCTAAAGGAGAGACCACTGTGGATCCTGCTCCTAATGCTAACCGTGCTTTCGTAGCTTCTAGAACTAACACTTTCTTCTCTATTCCAATGTTATTTGCGATGGGAGCGGCTCGTAACCTTCCTATTAACTATAGCCCAGAGAAGCTAAGAGTTTTCTTAGGAATTATCGTACTTTTGATCGTGATTTTCGAAGTAAACGCTTTAAGAGCGGACCAAAACGGTCCTACTGTTAAGCCGATCAAAACCGTAAAAGCTGTAATTACTAGCGGAGTGATCTTTGCTTTAGTTACTTATGTTCTGATGGAAGTTCTTTTAACTGCTTAA
- a CDS encoding c-type cytochrome, with product MNPFQTNRSGSEKGGNHRLSFFSFLLLLIFGAAFSLCKESKPLSPEAEAGRGLYMANCLACHNANPKLDGAVGPSVANSSYELLEARMRGEYPPGYVPKRQSTAMTRFNFSEAQLKSLEEFLKQ from the coding sequence ATGAATCCATTCCAAACCAATCGGAGTGGAAGCGAGAAGGGCGGTAATCACCGCCTTTCTTTTTTTAGCTTTCTACTCTTACTAATTTTTGGCGCAGCATTTTCTTTATGTAAAGAATCCAAACCTCTTTCTCCGGAAGCAGAGGCTGGTAGAGGATTGTATATGGCGAACTGTCTAGCTTGTCATAATGCCAATCCTAAACTCGATGGGGCGGTCGGGCCTTCGGTAGCAAATTCTTCTTATGAATTATTAGAAGCAAGAATGAGAGGAGAATATCCTCCAGGATATGTTCCTAAACGCCAGAGTACTGCAATGACCCGTTTTAATTTTTCGGAAGCTCAACTAAAGTCTTTAGAAGAGTTTTTGAAACAATAA
- a CDS encoding inositol monophosphatase family protein produces MESLAPPIDFPLEEVKKRVKSVQSVSGLILESARKLQKEIRVFGIVSDSEEKDRIHKADELMGKFLIDFIRQNFPNDSIISEDYFKHEGSNSFRWVLDPIDGSMNFVRGIPLYCVSVGLEHRETPVAGVVFAPELDTRYSAILSQGAFKNGLRIDVSNTDALARSLLVSSFPTNRKEILNEVISDITAFISCGRSMRRTGSFVLDTCWVAEGVLDGIWEKGVKLWDTVASSVILTEAGGKLTDFQGKHFLSGQAEVVASNGRIHKQIIDILRNVRLSIGRN; encoded by the coding sequence ATGGAATCCTTAGCACCTCCCATAGATTTCCCTCTTGAAGAAGTGAAGAAGAGAGTGAAATCAGTCCAGTCCGTATCCGGGCTTATACTGGAATCCGCTCGTAAACTACAAAAAGAGATCCGAGTTTTCGGGATCGTAAGCGACTCCGAAGAAAAAGACCGCATTCATAAAGCGGATGAATTGATGGGAAAATTCCTGATCGATTTTATCCGACAAAACTTTCCAAACGACTCAATCATTTCAGAAGATTATTTTAAACACGAAGGAAGCAATTCTTTCCGTTGGGTTTTAGACCCGATCGATGGATCCATGAACTTCGTACGAGGAATTCCTCTCTATTGTGTGTCTGTAGGCTTAGAGCATAGAGAAACTCCGGTAGCAGGAGTTGTGTTCGCACCTGAACTAGACACACGCTACTCTGCAATTTTAAGCCAAGGTGCATTCAAGAACGGGCTCAGGATCGATGTGTCTAATACAGATGCACTCGCAAGATCTCTTTTAGTATCCAGCTTTCCTACAAACAGAAAGGAAATTTTAAACGAGGTAATCTCTGATATCACTGCGTTTATCAGCTGCGGTCGATCTATGAGAAGGACAGGATCTTTTGTATTGGATACTTGTTGGGTGGCAGAAGGTGTTCTCGATGGGATCTGGGAGAAGGGCGTAAAACTCTGGGATACTGTAGCAAGCTCGGTGATCTTAACGGAAGCAGGCGGGAAACTCACCGACTTTCAAGGAAAACACTTCTTATCAGGTCAGGCAGAAGTAGTAGCTTCTAACGGAAGGATCCATAAGCAGATTATCGACATTCTTCGAAATGTTCGACTCTCCATCGGAAGAAATTAA
- a CDS encoding LIC_10030 family protein codes for MKLNEVKELNKLLQNHSKGRNKEHSIYVDNLHTSFVEFEEKFILPSTSVFEIEFSAAEGFLKSILQLAPELVADSLVLPEPRPKRDIDRLFLIKPFYTEGEMFRENSPEVWREKLPPFAIITSFHVMHLGGAPKEDIYAQASQGKTMSVYSKRAYFSSRVIPLDSLTVLEDAVIDFTTKKYQESDFMVQISTDTFEGVRHTYSEIFDEVDYSKQVSFIHESLGITPSDWTLGKIFAPLAVEYLTLTTRFLDPSLDKIAKDFNSFHQVVDLLLRPGSMTLEESARNSFFAWLRSHKSERIISPSGNMAWKILRV; via the coding sequence ATGAAGCTGAATGAAGTTAAAGAATTAAACAAGCTCTTACAGAATCATTCGAAGGGAAGGAACAAGGAACATTCCATTTATGTGGATAACCTTCACACTTCCTTCGTTGAATTCGAAGAAAAGTTTATTCTACCCTCTACTTCTGTTTTCGAAATAGAGTTTAGCGCTGCAGAAGGTTTTCTGAAATCAATTCTGCAACTTGCTCCTGAATTAGTCGCAGATTCCCTTGTTCTTCCTGAACCCAGACCAAAAAGAGATATTGATCGTTTATTTCTAATCAAACCGTTCTATACGGAAGGAGAGATGTTCAGAGAAAATTCTCCAGAAGTATGGCGAGAAAAACTTCCCCCGTTTGCGATCATTACCAGTTTTCATGTGATGCATCTTGGTGGAGCTCCCAAGGAAGATATTTATGCGCAAGCTTCTCAGGGAAAAACTATGTCTGTTTACAGCAAAAGGGCTTACTTTTCTTCTAGGGTTATTCCTTTAGATTCTCTTACAGTGTTAGAAGATGCAGTGATAGACTTCACTACTAAGAAATACCAAGAGTCTGACTTCATGGTCCAGATCTCCACAGATACATTCGAAGGGGTTAGGCATACATATTCTGAAATTTTTGACGAGGTGGATTATTCTAAGCAGGTAAGTTTTATCCACGAGTCCTTGGGGATTACTCCTTCTGACTGGACTCTTGGAAAAATATTCGCTCCTTTAGCGGTGGAATACCTTACCTTGACCACCAGATTTTTAGATCCTTCCCTAGATAAGATCGCAAAGGATTTTAATTCGTTTCACCAAGTAGTTGATCTTTTGTTAAGACCAGGCAGCATGACCTTAGAAGAATCTGCCCGAAATTCATTCTTCGCTTGGCTCCGATCTCATAAATCTGAGAGGATCATTTCCCCATCGGGAAACATGGCTTGGAAAATTTTACGGGTATAA
- a CDS encoding beta-galactosidase has translation MIFGADYYPEQWTPKDWEEDIRIMKNMGLTRVRLAEFSWALVEPKEGKFDFSFWKKMLDLFHKHKMDVILGTPTATFPPWLAKKYPDVLQVRDGVLRNIGTRRQACFSSPNYRKAVVKVVTKMAQTLGNHPAVIGWQIDNEIGHEGSDIDHSETSLKAFRLWLKSKYKTIQNLNDTWGNIFWGVIFNDWNEIPLPGPHVSAGFNPSMIQDFYRFHSDTIVDFVKLQSDIVRKFSPNRKLTTNLYPSPFLPVIDMSELFTHLDYVSWDNYPTWGDQEEPFPHPFISAMHQYNRGLKDLPFTVMEQISGFQGHDTLGYLPAPGQIQLWMKQAIVQGAEQIVFFRYRTARFGQEQLCYGILDHDKSLTDRYLELQKGISEILPEAKDFASEHFPAEIAVLHDIENARNFKHQPISSGLKHSPVPFAQVGYDIEMATWFAGLNILNVNTHFLPISKTDFSKYKVLVLPLYAMVDDSVVKKLEQFVREGGVLVLGYRAGLKDKNSWMLDSQVPGPFSEMAGVKVRKFEAVGNQNVKFQFRVLPGSCSKICEILEPTTAKVWARYSDNKKFYKGKPVITCNRFGKGSVVYVGASLSPISFMLLYRRTLRMAGIPFTFYGPTVERSFRKGKSKDYEIFINHSGKKAFAGFKLLKPYEVRILSKTKK, from the coding sequence ATGATTTTCGGAGCGGATTATTATCCTGAACAATGGACTCCCAAAGATTGGGAAGAAGATATTCGGATCATGAAGAACATGGGACTGACCAGAGTTCGTCTCGCAGAGTTTTCTTGGGCCTTAGTCGAACCTAAAGAAGGTAAATTCGATTTTTCTTTTTGGAAGAAGATGTTGGACCTCTTTCATAAACATAAAATGGATGTGATCCTAGGGACTCCGACCGCGACATTCCCTCCTTGGCTTGCTAAAAAATATCCTGATGTTCTCCAAGTGAGAGATGGAGTTCTAAGAAATATAGGAACAAGAAGGCAGGCATGTTTTTCTTCTCCGAATTATAGAAAAGCAGTGGTTAAGGTCGTTACTAAGATGGCCCAAACATTAGGAAATCATCCTGCAGTAATCGGTTGGCAAATAGATAATGAGATCGGTCATGAGGGATCAGATATTGATCATTCAGAAACTTCTCTCAAAGCATTTCGTCTTTGGTTGAAATCTAAATACAAAACGATCCAAAATCTAAATGATACTTGGGGAAATATATTTTGGGGAGTGATCTTTAACGATTGGAATGAGATCCCACTTCCTGGTCCTCATGTGAGTGCTGGATTTAATCCTTCTATGATCCAAGACTTTTACAGATTTCATTCGGATACGATCGTGGATTTTGTAAAATTACAGTCTGATATTGTTCGAAAGTTTTCTCCGAACCGCAAGCTCACTACGAATTTATATCCGAGTCCTTTTCTTCCTGTGATCGATATGAGCGAATTATTCACTCATTTAGATTACGTTTCTTGGGATAATTATCCTACCTGGGGAGACCAAGAAGAACCTTTCCCTCATCCATTTATATCAGCAATGCATCAATACAATCGAGGACTGAAAGATCTTCCTTTTACTGTAATGGAACAAATATCGGGATTTCAAGGGCATGATACTTTGGGTTATCTTCCTGCGCCAGGTCAGATACAACTATGGATGAAACAAGCGATCGTCCAAGGCGCAGAACAAATTGTATTTTTCAGATATAGAACTGCAAGATTCGGACAAGAACAACTTTGTTATGGAATTCTAGACCACGATAAATCTCTGACTGATAGATACTTAGAATTGCAAAAAGGGATCTCTGAGATATTACCTGAGGCTAAAGATTTTGCTTCGGAACATTTTCCTGCGGAGATAGCTGTTCTTCATGATATTGAGAATGCGAGGAATTTCAAACACCAACCCATCTCTTCCGGTTTAAAACATAGTCCCGTCCCGTTTGCACAAGTTGGCTACGACATTGAGATGGCAACTTGGTTTGCAGGTTTGAACATTCTAAATGTAAATACTCACTTCTTACCGATCTCCAAAACCGACTTCTCCAAATATAAAGTTTTGGTCCTTCCCCTCTATGCAATGGTGGATGATTCCGTCGTTAAAAAATTGGAGCAATTCGTTAGAGAGGGAGGTGTTTTAGTTTTAGGGTATAGAGCAGGTTTGAAGGACAAAAATTCCTGGATGTTGGACTCTCAGGTTCCTGGTCCATTCTCCGAAATGGCAGGGGTCAAGGTGAGAAAATTCGAAGCGGTAGGAAATCAAAACGTTAAGTTCCAATTCAGGGTCTTACCGGGATCCTGTTCCAAAATTTGCGAGATCTTGGAACCTACTACGGCCAAAGTCTGGGCTAGATATTCTGATAATAAGAAATTTTATAAAGGAAAACCTGTCATAACTTGTAATCGATTCGGAAAAGGATCTGTCGTATACGTTGGAGCGAGTCTGAGTCCGATCTCGTTTATGCTATTATATAGAAGAACCTTAAGAATGGCAGGTATCCCTTTTACTTTTTACGGCCCAACAGTGGAGCGCAGTTTTAGAAAGGGAAAGTCCAAAGACTACGAAATTTTTATCAATCATTCCGGTAAGAAGGCTTTTGCCGGTTTCAAGCTACTCAAACCGTACGAGGTGCGGATACTGTCTAAAACGAAAAAATGA
- a CDS encoding Hsp33 family molecular chaperone HslO, whose product MENHDIYHYGILPDVHFRFSSAEISYAVTAASNLHGFDDAGTELLARTMLAAFFLADLVKDDTKVSVQIRFYDDTEIHSVLAYSTRDGKLKATLRHRPEEDIESGQISEENLGILKVFRWKDGECIYQSIVPFRNQSFETNIENYLRDSEQVPSFLVAYIKLEGLHWRIKGLFLQALPEARPEHIDAVRELAGKLEEEKSKVYEGTVSQALEILQSSWNTKFEILATGRPEYRCDCSEEKIKELIQNLGKEEAMDIAEEQGQIEVTCEFCNSIYRFPKAEVLELF is encoded by the coding sequence ATGGAAAATCACGATATATACCATTATGGGATTCTTCCCGACGTTCACTTTCGTTTTTCCTCAGCCGAAATTTCCTACGCAGTAACCGCAGCATCTAACTTACACGGTTTCGACGATGCAGGTACGGAGCTTCTGGCAAGGACAATGCTTGCAGCATTCTTCTTAGCAGATCTAGTAAAAGATGATACTAAGGTAAGCGTTCAAATCCGCTTTTATGATGATACTGAGATACACTCGGTCTTAGCTTATAGTACTCGCGATGGAAAGTTAAAGGCGACCTTAAGACATCGCCCGGAAGAAGATATAGAATCCGGACAGATCTCAGAGGAAAATTTAGGAATTTTAAAAGTATTCCGTTGGAAAGACGGAGAATGTATATATCAATCTATTGTTCCTTTTAGAAACCAAAGTTTCGAAACAAATATTGAAAACTATTTAAGAGACTCGGAGCAGGTCCCTTCCTTCTTAGTGGCTTATATTAAATTAGAAGGTTTGCATTGGAGAATCAAAGGTTTATTCTTACAAGCATTACCGGAAGCAAGACCGGAACATATAGATGCAGTTAGAGAATTAGCCGGAAAGTTAGAAGAGGAAAAATCCAAAGTTTATGAAGGAACTGTTTCTCAAGCATTAGAAATTTTGCAATCTTCTTGGAATACAAAATTCGAGATCTTAGCAACTGGAAGACCTGAATATAGATGTGATTGTTCGGAAGAGAAAATCAAAGAACTGATCCAAAATTTAGGAAAAGAAGAAGCTATGGATATCGCAGAAGAGCAAGGGCAGATCGAAGTCACCTGCGAATTCTGTAATTCCATCTATAGATTTCCGAAGGCAGAGGTCTTAGAATTATTTTAA
- the tsaE gene encoding tRNA (adenosine(37)-N6)-threonylcarbamoyltransferase complex ATPase subunit type 1 TsaE — protein sequence MLGRFENLTLDSIEIPVSKLAGILSKVWKEGKFPLLLLSGKMGSGKTTFVSKLVKALLDQLKPGLDKSKLFVNSPTYTLMNEYPFPEILNQTGDILEIFHFDLYRIGSSEEIPDLGFEEYWNGKGISLIEWWEKAEPEFKDRKFCIKIDLEEADVDTRNLKVEFLGEEWRRSDLQIGSFLKSEKTL from the coding sequence ATGTTAGGACGGTTTGAAAATCTTACCTTAGATTCTATAGAAATCCCTGTATCAAAACTCGCAGGGATTCTCTCAAAAGTCTGGAAAGAAGGAAAATTCCCTCTGCTACTACTTTCCGGAAAAATGGGCTCAGGCAAAACCACATTTGTTTCTAAACTTGTAAAAGCATTATTGGACCAATTAAAGCCTGGATTAGATAAATCTAAATTATTTGTAAATTCTCCCACATATACTTTGATGAATGAGTATCCGTTTCCGGAGATACTAAACCAAACGGGAGATATATTAGAGATCTTTCATTTTGATCTGTATCGGATCGGTTCTTCAGAGGAAATTCCAGACTTAGGTTTTGAAGAATATTGGAACGGTAAAGGGATTTCTCTGATAGAATGGTGGGAAAAAGCAGAGCCTGAATTTAAAGACAGAAAATTCTGCATCAAGATCGATTTGGAAGAAGCAGATGTAGACACTCGGAATCTAAAGGTTGAGTTTTTAGGAGAAGAATGGAGAAGGTCCGATCTACAGATCGGATCGTTCCTGAAGTCGGAGAAAACCTTATGA
- the tsaB gene encoding tRNA (adenosine(37)-N6)-threonylcarbamoyltransferase complex dimerization subunit type 1 TsaB, whose product MTKILFFDATNSWILVGCYLKTEDGKLEKLSEHRGLHNRESSLLLIKEISNCLKVSNWEKPDIIVTATGPGSFTGIRISVATARNFSQIWNIPVLGIDSLELYSCQYYAESESPVCVGIEAKQGKIYFGLRDARGYWGTLDIAPDMIPETIPEDRIGSYLTGIKFSDSPEFFAGTNMKENLPSPEASILEKSSEIKKALAKPEDHSYLQLVPNYLRGTYADDKPKVYYT is encoded by the coding sequence ATGACAAAAATATTATTCTTCGATGCAACTAACTCTTGGATCTTAGTGGGATGTTATCTTAAAACGGAAGATGGCAAATTAGAAAAACTTTCCGAGCATAGAGGATTGCATAATAGAGAATCGTCTCTTTTGCTCATTAAAGAAATTTCTAATTGTTTGAAGGTTTCTAATTGGGAAAAACCTGATATAATAGTAACTGCTACCGGACCTGGATCATTTACTGGGATCAGGATCTCAGTTGCGACTGCTCGCAATTTTTCACAGATCTGGAATATTCCGGTCTTGGGAATTGATAGTTTAGAATTGTACTCCTGCCAATATTATGCGGAATCTGAATCTCCCGTTTGTGTAGGAATAGAAGCGAAACAAGGAAAAATATATTTCGGTCTAAGAGACGCCAGAGGTTATTGGGGCACCTTGGACATTGCTCCGGATATGATTCCGGAAACCATCCCGGAAGATAGGATAGGCTCTTATCTTACTGGAATTAAGTTCAGTGATTCTCCCGAATTTTTTGCGGGAACAAATATGAAAGAAAATCTTCCTTCGCCGGAAGCGAGTATATTGGAAAAGTCCAGCGAGATCAAAAAGGCATTAGCCAAGCCGGAAGATCATTCATATTTGCAATTGGTTCCGAATTATCTGAGAGGAACTTACGCTGATGATAAGCCTAAGGTATATTATACATGA